In Sphaeramia orbicularis chromosome 1, fSphaOr1.1, whole genome shotgun sequence, a genomic segment contains:
- the LOC115429767 gene encoding intercellular adhesion molecule 1-like: MCESVWPVIVLLSHLFSSAISLPVSIYTPPPPLPSQIWPPSSSSAPSPSLSVLQPTPPSLSPCLLMISPSSLVVRFGDPVKANCSLSQMDFYLLGWENLQRAPQPTQGNFLVWSEDRVTEWSIKPMCYALSDHGGPCQLHLPVTVYKPPEKVSISFVNHTGPMFEGHQYTLQCTVWDVAPVKNLIVRFFRGETELVQLKSINNTGQKPATETFTLDISPSKDDNGAQYWCEAKLDLGPGGPESPPMAKSENITATLLFGPQILCPAKLQVREGERLSCEVRGNPPPLVTWMRDGLKTAPPTHSTTKHAGKYTVLAIGHVGQKYHTVEVEVITGSGTSHCSSRAVVLILLFIQMKIWL, from the exons ATGTGTGAATCTGTTTGGCCAGTCATCGTTCTGCTGAGTCACCTGTTCAGCTCAG CCATCTCGCTCCCTGTTTCCATTTAcacacctcctccacctcttccatCTCAAATCTGGCCTCCGTCATCATCTTCAGCCCCATCCCCCTCCCTCAGTGTCCTGCAGCCCACCCCTCCTTCCCTCAGCCCCTGCCTCCTGATGATCTCCCCTTCCTCTCTGGTCGTCAG GTTTGGTGATCCAGTCAAGGCCAACTGCTCTCTATCTCAGATGGACTTTTATCTACTGGGCTGGGAAAACTTACAG AGAGCTCCTCAACCTACTCAGGGTAATTTTCTGGTCTGGAGTGAAGACAGGGTGACTGAGTGGAGCATCAAACCCATGTGCTATGCACTGTCTGATCACGGAGGTCCATGTCAACTGCACCTCCCTGTGACCGTCTACA AGCCTCCAGAAAAAGTTTCCATCAGCTTTGTAAATCACACTGGGCCGATGTTTGAGGGCCATCAGTACACTCTGCAGTGTACGGTTTGGGATGTTGCTCCGGTTAAAAACCTTATTGTGAGGTTTTTCAGAGGCGAGACAGAACTGGTTCAGCTTAAGTCCATTAATAACACAGGGCAGAAACCAGCGACTGAGACCTTCACCCTGGACATCAGTCCCAGTAAAGACGATAATGGAGCTCAGTACTGGTGTGAGGCCAAACTAGACCTGGGACCCGGAGGACCAGAGAGTCCTCCAATGGCGAAGTCAGAAAACATCACTGCAACACTCCTCT TCGGCCCACAGATTCTTTGTCCTGCTAAACTTCAGGTGAGAGAGGGGGAGAGGCTGAGCTGTGAGGTGAGGGGAAACCCTCCACCATTGGTCACCTGGATGAGAGACGGCCTCAAGACTGCCCCGCCCACCCACTCAACCACTAAGCATGCAGGGAAATACACAGTGCTGGCAATAGGACATGTTGGACAGAAATACCATACAGTAGAGGTGGAGGTCATCACCGGCAGTG GGACTTCACACTGCTCCAGTAGAGCCGTCGTGCTGATTCTTCTGTTTATTCAGATGAAGATTTGGCTGTAA